In one Lolium rigidum isolate FL_2022 chromosome 3, APGP_CSIRO_Lrig_0.1, whole genome shotgun sequence genomic region, the following are encoded:
- the LOC124694878 gene encoding NDR1/HIN1-like protein 13 — protein sequence MAERPPLPFSSPEQASSATPFGSPLEPVAAPRQLKPPPGETYVVKVQKDQIYRIPPPENAYLAERYRTERGGGGQRAGDPACSPCVQLTVGLAVTAALLLGAGIALFVVVLRPYPPSFSVDRLSVHNASAQYHVDYDFFLTAINPNKVTALWYKDGGKATLLHQWTALAKGGVGKPEEGGEDATDFNVLLHAVGHPPPKGVEKALSSGSKKGSLVALELAVDVPVQVHVGALGFQTTSLAVVCDIRTAGLRKDVHISSQNCRSSFDK from the coding sequence ATGGCGGAGAGGCCACCTCTACCCTTCTCCTCTCCCGAGCAGGCCTCTTCCGCCACCCCCTTCGGCTCCCCGCTCGAGCCCGTCGCCGCACCGCGCCAGCTCAAGCCGCCGCCGGGCGAAACCTACGTCGTCAAGGTCCAGAAGGACCAGATATACCGTATTCCGCCCCCCGAGAACGCGTACCTCGCCGAGCGGTACCGCaccgagcgcggcggcggcggccagcgtgCCGGGGACCCCGCGTGCTCGCCGTGCGTGCAGCTCACGGTCGGCCTCGCGGTCACGGCGGCGCTGCTCCTGGGCGCGGGCATCGCGCTCTTCGTCGTCGTGCTGCGGCCGTATCCGCCCAGCTTCTCCGTCGACCGGCTGTCCGTCCACAACGCGTCGGCGCAGTACCACGTGGACTACGACTTCTTCCTGACGGCGATCAACCCCAACAAGGTGACCGCGCTGTGGTACAAGGACGGCGGCAAGGCGACGCTGCTGCACCAGTGGACGGCCCTGGCCAAGGGCGGGGTGGGGAAGCCCGAGGAGGGCGGGGAggacgccacggacttcaacgtgCTGCTGCACGCCGTCGGCCACCCGCCCCCCAAGGGGGTGGAGAAGGCGCTGAGTAGCGGGTCCAAGAAGGGCTCGCTGGTGGCGCTGGAGCTCGCGGTGGACGTGcctgtgcaggtgcacgtcggcgcGCTCGGGTTCCAGACGACGAGCCTGGCCGTGGTATGCGACATCAGAACGGCCGGGCTAAGGAAGGACGTGCACATTTCGTCGCAGAATTGCAGGAGCAGCTTCGATAAATGA